Within Lolium rigidum isolate FL_2022 chromosome 5, APGP_CSIRO_Lrig_0.1, whole genome shotgun sequence, the genomic segment TGGGACGACAGCGCCCTGACCGGCTGTCTTTACTGCGGCGCCAGATTCGCTGACGCTATGCGCCAAGTCGCAATGTTGACTCACTCCTCCTTTTCACACGTACGTTGGGTCAATTCTTCTCCTGTCCTCTTGTCGGTCGAAAAAGTCCGTGCCTTTGGCGGGGCAGCAGCGAGTACTCGCGGCTCTGGGCATTGGGGCGTTTTTGCCCGCGCACCTCCGGTGGTCGAGCAGGAGGACGCCAACAAGCTCCGCCATACACAGTGGTGCGTTGGCCATGTGATGAAGAATTGAAGATGGTCAAATTCCAGGCGGCCACGGTCGGTACCATGGTCCATCTAAATGACTGGTTGCAATTAGGGTGGAAACAGATTGATGCAGATCAGACAGCGAAAAGCTCTTTTGgatcatgggcaccagtgatctcagtgtattaaaaaattcgaaaattgtatTTATATATTCCAAAAAATTATGTAGTAAAATTCTAaaagtagccaatgatgtattccactaacgtataaaatctcaattacaaatattttgttttctgagctccacaaaaataacaaatactgaattgtttttgagatttgaatcactatactcagatccacatatttgttatttttgtgcagcccgaaatacacattattttgagttgaaaatttacacgtttgtgggatacaatactgactacatcatgatttattttcaaatttttctaaaacttaaaaatatgatttttaattatttttctgaaaagggatcactggagctcatgtgcaccaaatctctgtccatcAGACAGTCCCTTCTcatatctattttcatattttttaaatgAACATGAATTGGATGCAGATGTCGCCAAATATGAATTTggaattgttgcggtcagaaacccaccggcgagcagcgacgggcaacactgtagagccgggaacaacttagggctgcggctggccctggtccctccgagcgacggcccgcaaagcctctggtacgcacgtccgatgctggtgcaagggcgtgccacccgacctatacccggtcgggaaggtgatggagatgcctcgcttagtttctgcatggcatacacgtaaacattaaatacgagcctcgatcggctctcgggttatcccgtgaatcggctcaaggagccgatccacccatgattcgtacgaggtgcacgaatatatggtggtcctgcttgatcaagataaagctaaagcgatctacgacgatttagggttttcaccgcataatcggatcatcctactcacgattgggcctcgcggtcacgtacggtgatcgtaagccgatcctagacaaggcctaaaaaccaacacgaggttgatcctcggaacatcctgtctagggctagcaaacgacaccctacgcgtcgctggatccttcaaccctttgtaaggcctaactattgcgagatattaaactaatccttgaagaacaaggagcaaccgtaacggatcggatctactaaataatgatcaagcgggtgccgccctacacctaagataggtgtaagggcggctagatgtataagggttacactacgacagcatatgatacgaagaacaatgctaaccctaacacatctaagataactacgttgctcgccatcaaaaaggcttcagtacgagcaacgcatgaacaacgaaataagcttgtgctgcctagatcgcaagatgcgatctaggcagcatgatgcttaccgaaagaaaccctcgagacgaaggagttggcgatgcgccgagattgatttgtggtgaacgttggttgttgtttatttcataaaccctagatacatatttatagtccatgggactttctaacgtgggaataatccccaccgtgcacgagacaaactctacctaaccgacacgtatcctactatattacagatacacgggccaactagcccaaactttgcataacaggccgattcacgtatttcttccatgtatattcttcaaatccatcttgatcgcggcccaccactgactcggtcaaattctggtgataacacatcccccccctggttttggaattgataattccaaaatcactctgctttttcttcgtcgggtcatgtcgtggcagaaccgtcgcagtatccttcatcatgatgccttgccttctccacttctccgcgtgactcggcagctttttttctttttaggcaccacttcctcggaaactcgctcgtggcattgaatttccactatatccccttttatttaaccgctccgaacagttcacttccgcatccccttcgcattagcactccaaaagccctcctgcgccaccatgtcttcttcctcctctgcttcatcggatctttccacccagtcctcctcttcccgcgagccgacgccggagccgaaccaggaggaggtccacgcggcgaacacccgccgcgccattgaagccggggaggagtctagccacgacttctccgtctggtctgaggacgacaagtccttgaccgacggggaaagtgacctccgcttccttgccgacggggaaacggaggaggagagcgatgacgatcgcttctcctgcgatgacttcacctcccccgaggaggaggaggaggagaaggaggaggaagaggaggaggacgacacctcctccgacgagccgccggccaagcggttacgCCCCTGGCCGGGAACCTCGGCGACTTCGAcggccgacgacggcgacgccgacgaggaggatgaggacaatgagggcccggccggcggccaccggagcggccgacgacgagcccgccgggagtagcgccgacagcggcgacgacggtgacgacgagggcagcgacggcccatagattaggaccattagcataggatcagtagtagtagacggggcaatgtatcccctagtactcccttttgagagcaatcagccctttatgtaagaaatcttgcttatcaatgaagaattttcccaatttgattttgccgatttcccttgagtcaatttagccgattttccctcatactgattttgccggtttgtccccttagccaatgcttGACGagtcgatagcaacgcatcggtcctttacaATCCATCCTTCAATGCTTCAACTGATGaccttgagatctggtggataatgtagagtcttcaagagagcctttgaattcttccaaccagGCCCAATGGTCTTCTTCAaacactcatcattttgtgaagaaggttgcgacgaaggatcagccgatggtaccccaatcggctcctaaacaaagcatctaccaggcctgctgccccccgagccttactcaagGCGAGAATATCGGTGAGGATGCAccaaagccgatcacctttcttccctcGAAAGCCGATATATTTCCTCTGACAGCATTGCTGAACTAGCACAAAGGGTTGAAAATCCTCGACAAGAAGGTTCAGGCACCAGAATCGGCTCAaggcagctgaggaagctctcattgttttactccctcgaggaagcagaaggccccaCAGCTGAACTGGACTTGGTGAAGATCCGCGCTTTGAACACATAGGCAATAGATCCTGCGTAATtatactagagtcgatggttgtgcatcggctttgtctcttagttctaaagtcgatgtccttgcatcggtGCGTAGATCgtgatgctgattttttttttactggccaattttttctaatcggcccccaatgtttcactgcacacatgttcttctgcacatgttcatctgattaggtgcccccgagccgaatctgtcagggaactgcagatatcggctctgtaatttagccaaggcaccgtatttgcacgtcggcttcggTAGGACCACTGTTGATTTTCCctgactcatcagccgacgtaaaccgctgctgttgtgggtatacttcatgggtgtaccatcgacagtgcctagatccggcaagcccgggtggcccacagacggtgatgaggcatgtggcccatcgggcggcccagttgctgttgatcacgaAGGAGGAAGTCCAGCCCNNNNNNNNNNNNNNNNNNNNNNNNNNNNNNNNNNNNNNNNNNNNNNNNNNNNNNNNNNNNNNNNNNNNNNNNNNNNNNNNNNNNNNNNNNNNNNNNNNNNCAATCCGTGAGGACCGTCGATGGAAAAATCCGAAACTCGTCGGCGGCCTGATCGGAGGCGACCCGCAGCAGCAAATCGGTGAGTCGAACACAAGAGGACCACTAGAGCTATGCCTTAACGAAGATACCACAAAAGAACCCTTGTTGTAAAGAGTGTACTACTCACCAATCACCAACAGttttaaaaatctgaaaagaTAGTTTTAGGAGAAAAAAGGAGATGGCGGGAAATCCAAGTATCGGTTGGTCGGGGTTGGTCCGTAGAGCCGCGCACGCAGCCTGACAGCGGCAGCAGACTCCAGCACAGCGCAGGACACCGGCAAAACCAACCTTTCGCTTCACTTCGCGGCAACGGGGACGCCGCACCCAACCGACCCGACGCGCCGCTAGCTCCCCCTCACCACGCCGGCCACCATGCACACGCCGGCGCCCATCCGTCCGTCCGTCGGCCTCCATCGGGCGCACCACATCGCACTGGCCCGAACAGCCACCCCTCACCTCTCCCACCCGCCAAAACTCGCTTCCCTCTTTAACCCTCTCATATAGCCCCTGCCACAAGCGAACCAGGCACCACCACCCCGCACACTCACCTCCTCTCAGTCACCGGCCGCCGCGAGAGAGCTGCACCCCGCGTGCGCGACGATGGAGGCGGGCGCCGGGCTGGTGGCCGGCTCGCACAACCGGAACGAGCTGGTGCTGATCCGGGGGCACGAGGACCACAAGCCGCTGCGCGCGCTGAGCGGGCAGGTGTGCGAGATATGCGGCGACGAGGTCGGACTCACCGTCGACGGCGTCCTCTTCGTGGCCTGCAACGAGTGCGGCTTCCCGGTGTGCCGCCCCTGCTACGAGTACGAGCGCCGGGAGGGCACCCAGAACTGCCCGCAGTGCAGGACCCGCTACAGGCGCATCAAGGGGAGCCCCAGGGTGAAcggggacgaggacgaggaggacatcGACGACATCGAGCACGAGTTCAACATCGACGACGACAACaagaagcagcagcagctgcaGCTGCATGGCGCCAGCCACATCACCGAGGCCATGCTGCACGGCAAGATGAGCTACGGGAGGGCCTCcgaggacggcggcgacggcaacCACACCCCCATGATCCCGCCCATCATCACCGGCAACCGCTCCATGCCGGTACGAATGATCCTTTACCTCGCATTACCTATTGCTTTTCGTAGTTCTAGCTAGCCCTGCTCAGGATTTTAATCCACTATTAAATTGTTCGTTTCACAACAATTTAGGTGAGCGGCGAATTCCCGATGTCAGCAGGCCACGGCCACAGCGAGTTCTCCTCCTCCCTGCACAAACGCATCCATCCGTACCCACCGTCCGAGCCAGGTTAGCACTTAGATACTCCAACACTTTCATTTGTTTGTGTGCTTACTGCTTAATCGACAGTGATCAGTTACTGATCGATGATGAGGAATTTGATCAGGGAGCGCCAAATGGGACGAGAGGAAGGAGGTGAGCTGGAAGGAGAGGATGGACGACTGGAAGTCCAAGCACGGTGGCGCTGACGCCGACGACATGGACGCCGACGTGCCCTTGTATGCAATCCTCACAACAAACCCAGCCGCTGCACTGTACGTAGTTCAAAATCTTAAGAACCGTTGCTCACCTGAATTTCTTCGTGTGCTGTGCAGGAACGATGAGGCGAGGCAGCCGCTGTCCAGGAAGGTGTCGATCGCGTCGAGCAAGGTGAACCCGTACCGGATGGTCATCATCCTCCGTCTCTTCGTCCTCTGTGTCTTCCTCCGCTACCGTATCCTCAACCCGGTCCCGGAGGCCATCCCGCTGTGGCTCACCTCCATCGTCTGCGAGATTTGGTTCGCTGTCTCCTGGATCCTCGACCAGTTCCCCAAGTGGTACCCCATCGACCGCGAGACCTACCTCGACCGCCTCTCCCTCAGGTCCTTGATCGCCACCGTCACGAAAACAAGTTACTGCTTCTTTGCTTGATCCAAGCCGCACACAGTAGATGGCTCTCAAGTCTGAACTCTGATTGAAAAACTGCTGATGTTCAGGTATGAGAGGGAAGGGGAGCCGTCACGGCTGTCGCCGGTGGATCTGTTCGTGAGTACGGTGGACCCGCTTAAGGAGCCCCCGCTGGTGACGGCCAACACGGTGCTGTCCATCCTGGCCGTGGACTACCCGGTGGACAAGGTGTCCTGCTACGTCTCCGACGACGGCGCGTCCATGCTGTCCTTCGAGTCGATGTCGGAGACGGCGGAGTTCGCCAGGAAGTGGGTGCCCTTCTGCAAGAAGTTCAGCATCGAGCCCCGCGCACCGGAGTTCTACTTCTCCCGGAAGGTAGACTATCTCAAGGACAAGGTCCAGGCGACCTTCGTTCAGGAGCGACGCGCCATGAAGGTATGTGACAACAACTCTTCACTGTCACTGGTTGAACTTACTACTACTTTGTAACTGAAGAATGTTGCTGATTATTTTGGTTTGATGGGTCGATGAGCAGAGGGAGTACGAGGAGTTCAAGGTTCGGATCAACGCCCTGGTGTCCAAGGCGCAGAAGGTGCCCGACGAGGGGTGGATCATGAAGGACGGCACGCCGTGGCCCGGCAACAACACCCGCGACCACCCCGGCATGATCCAGGTGTTCCTGGGGCACAGCGGTGGCCACGACGCCGAGGGCAACGAGCTGCCACGCCTGGTCTATGTTTCCCGTGAGAAGCGGCCCGGGTTCCAGCACCACAAGAAGGCCGGCGCCATGAACGCTCTCGTACTGCCCTGCACCCTCCATCGCTTCACTTCCTTCAGCTCAGACATAGATGGTTCTCTGAATTTTTACCTGACACTGTCACAGATCCGCGTCTCCGCCGTGCTGACCAACGCGCCCTTCATGCTCAATTTGGATTGTGATCACTACATCAACAACAGCAAGGCTATCAGGGAGTCTATGTGCTTCCTCATGGACCCGCAGGTCGGCCGCAAGGTCTGCTACGTGCAGTTCCCCCAGAGGTTCGACGGCATTGATGCCCACGACCGATACGCCAACAGGAACACTGTCTTCTTCGATGTAAGCCTACCATTCCACCACTCCTACACTATGTTTCTAGAAACAAAATTACGAGTGATGGGTGTGACATTAGTAATTCTTGGTGATCAGATCAACATGAAGGGGCTGGATGGTATCCAAGGTCCGGTGTATGTCGGGACAGGATGCGTGTTCAGGCGACAGGCGCTCTATGGCTACAACCCTCCTAGTGGCCCCAAGAGGCCGAAGATGGTCACCTGCGACTGCTGCCCGTGCTTCGGCCGCAAGAAGCGAAAGAACGCCTTGGACGGGCTGCCAGAGGGCGTAGCTGATGGAGGTAAGATTCAGAGGAGGAAGCACACACATTGAACACTGTTTTCAGTTCAGTGGCCTGCTGCAGGTTGGTGAATTTTCCTCTTTGGCTATTCAGGGATGGACGGTGACAAGGAGATGATGATGTCCCAAATGAACTTCGAGAAGCGGTTCGGGCAGTCTGCGGCGTTCGTCACGTCGACCTTCATGGAGGAAGGTGGCGTCCCTCCGTCGTCGAGCCCCGCCGCTCTCCTCAAGGAGGCCATCCATGTCATCAGCTGCGGCTACGAGGACAAGACTGACTGGGGTCTGGAGGTACAGAAACACCTCACAGACCATCACTTCGCCCAACTATCTCCATACTTCAAGTACTGATTTGTGCTCCTTCGTGAATGATGCAGCTTGGGTGGATCTACGGGTCGATCACAGAGGACATCCTGACCGGATTCAAGATGCACTGCCGTGGGTGGCGGTCAATCTACTGCATGCCCAAGCTTGCCGCCTTCAAGGGGTCGGCGCCAATCAATCTGTCTGACCGTCTCAACCAGGTGCTGCGGTGGGCGCTAGGGTCCGTCGAGATCTTCTTCAGCCGGCACAGTCCCTTGCTCTACGGCTACAAGGGGGGCAACCTCAAGTGGCTCGAGCGCttcgcctacatcaacaccaccATCTACCCTTTCACCTCGCTACCGCTGCTCGCCTACTGTACCCTCCCGGCTGTCTGCCTCCTCACCGGGAAGTTCATCATGCCACCGGTCAGTCCTACACACCCAACCTTCCCCGTCATTCATCTTCCCGCCAGGCCACCAGTTCAAATGTCTAACTGTTTTATTTTTGGGTGTTCTAATTTTGTTGCTGCAGATTAGCACATTTGCTAGTctcttcttcatctccctctttATCTCGATCTTCGCAACCGGCATCCTGGAGCTACGATGGAGCGGGGTGAGCatcgaggagtggtggaggaacgAGCAGTTCTGGGTCATCGGTGGTGTGTCGGCTCACCTGTTCGCCGTCATCCAGGGCCTGCTCAAGGTCCTGGCCGGGATCGATACCAACTTCACCGTCACCTCCAAGGCCAcaggagacgaggacgacgagttcGCAGAGCTCTATGCCTTCAAGTGGACCACCCTCCTCATCCCACCGACGACGCTGCTGGTCATCAACATCATCGGCGTCATAGCAGGCATCTCTGACGCCATCAACAACGGCTACCAGTCGTGGGGTCCGCTCTTCGGCAAGCTCTTCTTCGCCTTCTGGGTGATCGTGCATCTGTACCCGTTCCTCAAGGGTCTCATGGGGAGGCAGAACAGGACGCCCACCATTGTCATCATCTGGTCTGTGCTGCTGGCCTCCATCTTCTCCTTGCTCTGGGTCAGGATCGACCCCTTCACCGTCAAGGCCAAGGGGCCTGATGTGAAGCAGTGTGGCATCAACTGCTGAGTGCATCAAGAATCTTTGAAGATTGTGCATAGGGTGGAGAACAATTTGGGCGCAAGTTTTGTATTGTTGATGTTCTGTTCATGATATGTTTTGTGTAATATTTTGGGGACCAGAATTGGTTTAAACAAGAATTGAACAAAGGACCAGGTTTCGATGTCAAGCAAGAAAGGATGACATTTATGTGCTTTATTATGTGTGATTGCACTAGTAGTTTGGATCAAATTAAAGCCTAATGTAGCTAATTGGTGCATCTTCTTGATAATGAACCGAACTAAAGCTGAAGATTAGCATTCAGACTGCAGTATAATCAACTGATTTAAACCAGAATTGAACCAAGTTAGAGAGTAGAATTCAGATTGCAGCATAAACAGTTTTGGTAAAAGAGAACAAATGGATGTGAGCACATTGTGGGCTTTGCATTCTAGCAGCAGCCCGCAAGACGCTTTAGACTGGTTCTTGTTTAGGTGATGAGCCTGAGCTAGGGGGAGCCAACATGATACAGTATCCCAGAATCCAAAGATTTTTAACTCGGAACTCCGATATTCAAACCATCATAATGTTTACCACACAAGTGTTATTTTAGAGTAAACTGCAATCCAGCAGTcacatgtatttatattattggtACGATTGAGATGTCACTACAATGGAGTTGGACAGTAGGTTGAGGTGAAAGAGAGAGTACAACTACAAAATCTGGAAACACATGTTGCACACGAGGGAGAATCATTATTTTCCAGTATCTTTTCCTTAAGTTTCATTTGTGTATTCTCTTTCCATATGTCAAAAAAATACAGTGGAAAAGAATAGGGCTCTAACCCTAAAACGAAACTACTAACAGAACAAAAAAGTAAAACTAAAATAAGGGGAAAAGAGGCTACAAGTACACTATATGAtaaaagcaatttacacatgaggaGACCTACAAGCTATCATATCTAACCACCGTGAGTTGTTATCTGCACAGCATCGCACCTTGATCGCCAGGGGATGTATaaccttcttttgttttgttACTTTTTTCTCTATGGGTTCCTTGTCTCTTTGCACAATATGTTCTTGGGAGTAAACTCAACTAGCATGGTTGTATCTATTCAAAAATATCATTGTATATATCTTATATCTTTGCCTGGGTTGTTAGTTCA encodes:
- the LOC124652902 gene encoding cellulose synthase A catalytic subunit 9 [UDP-forming]; its protein translation is MEAGAGLVAGSHNRNELVLIRGHEDHKPLRALSGQVCEICGDEVGLTVDGVLFVACNECGFPVCRPCYEYERREGTQNCPQCRTRYRRIKGSPRVNGDEDEEDIDDIEHEFNIDDDNKKQQQLQLHGASHITEAMLHGKMSYGRASEDGGDGNHTPMIPPIITGNRSMPVSGEFPMSAGHGHSEFSSSLHKRIHPYPPSEPGSAKWDERKEVSWKERMDDWKSKHGGADADDMDADVPLNDEARQPLSRKVSIASSKVNPYRMVIILRLFVLCVFLRYRILNPVPEAIPLWLTSIVCEIWFAVSWILDQFPKWYPIDRETYLDRLSLRYEREGEPSRLSPVDLFVSTVDPLKEPPLVTANTVLSILAVDYPVDKVSCYVSDDGASMLSFESMSETAEFARKWVPFCKKFSIEPRAPEFYFSRKVDYLKDKVQATFVQERRAMKREYEEFKVRINALVSKAQKVPDEGWIMKDGTPWPGNNTRDHPGMIQVFLGHSGGHDAEGNELPRLVYVSREKRPGFQHHKKAGAMNALIRVSAVLTNAPFMLNLDCDHYINNSKAIRESMCFLMDPQVGRKVCYVQFPQRFDGIDAHDRYANRNTVFFDINMKGLDGIQGPVYVGTGCVFRRQALYGYNPPSGPKRPKMVTCDCCPCFGRKKRKNALDGLPEGVADGGMDGDKEMMMSQMNFEKRFGQSAAFVTSTFMEEGGVPPSSSPAALLKEAIHVISCGYEDKTDWGLELGWIYGSITEDILTGFKMHCRGWRSIYCMPKLAAFKGSAPINLSDRLNQVLRWALGSVEIFFSRHSPLLYGYKGGNLKWLERFAYINTTIYPFTSLPLLAYCTLPAVCLLTGKFIMPPISTFASLFFISLFISIFATGILELRWSGVSIEEWWRNEQFWVIGGVSAHLFAVIQGLLKVLAGIDTNFTVTSKATGDEDDEFAELYAFKWTTLLIPPTTLLVINIIGVIAGISDAINNGYQSWGPLFGKLFFAFWVIVHLYPFLKGLMGRQNRTPTIVIIWSVLLASIFSLLWVRIDPFTVKAKGPDVKQCGINC